The sequence below is a genomic window from Desulfobulbus oligotrophicus.
TCCCAGTCAAGAAAGTTGAGCACCTGATCCATTGCTTCGACGAGCGTCACCTGAATGCCTGAACTCTGCAGCGCCTCACATACCTCAACGCCGATCAGTCCTCCACCGACTATCACCGCATTTTTAACCTCACCGGCATCACGGACCGCCCGCAGATAATCGGTGTCCGCCATGGTCAGCAGGGTGGTGATTCCTGCCAGATTAATCCCGGGAATCGGTGGTTTGACGGCAACAGCACCGGTGGCGATGACCAGTCTGTCGTAGGCTATGGTCTGCTCTGTACCGTTTTTAAGGTCACGACAGTGGACCTGCCTGGCGTTCCGATCGATGGCTCTCACCTCGGTTTCAACCAGGGCCTTGATATTTTTGGCCTTCTGGAAGAAGGTCGGATCACGGATGACACCGGCCGGCGTGCACAACAGCTGCCGGCGGTCGTTAAATACACCCCCGATATAGTAGGGATAGCCGCAGGCGGCCATGGAGAGTTCCGGTGATTTCTGAATAATGGTGATGTCGGCAAATTCATCAAGCCGGCGTGCCTTGGACGCTGCCTTGGCTCCGGCAGCTGATCCACCGATCACAACAATCTTTTTCATGGATGCTATTCCTGTTGGTTGAGTAAAGAGTTCTGTTCATTACAGTCGTTCAGCATACATTTAATACCTGTGATCGACAAGTAATGTGCAGAATGATGATTGCATACCTCGACAATAATGATGATAACTGTATACAATTCTTTGAATTGATAACTGCAGAAAACAGAGCATGAGTAAAAAAACAGTCCAACAGCCCATCGAGGCGACCGACATTATTCTGGAAAGCATTTCAGACGGTGTGTTCACAGTGGACCATGAGTGGCGGATCACCTCGTTTAACCGGGCCGCTGAAGAGATAACCGGTGTACCGCGTCAAGAGGCCATTGGCCGGTTCTGCTGGGAGGTCTTTCGTTCCAACATGTGCGAGGGAGACTGTGCACTGCGTCGGAGCATGAAGGAGGGACGTTCCTTTGTCAGCAGCTCAACCTACATTATCTCCAGCGAAGGCAAGCGTATGCCCATCAACGTGTCCACGGCACCGCTCCGCAATGAGGCCGGTGAGATCCTCGGCGGAGTGGAGACCTTCCGTGACAACACGGTTGTTGAAGAGCTGCGTCGTGAGCTCAGCGGCACCTTTCACCAGGGAGATATGGTGAGCCGCAGCAAACTGATGCAACGGATCTTCTCCGTGCTGCCGCAAATCGCTGAAAGCGATTCAACGGTCCTGATTGAGGGTGAAACCGGGACCGGCAAAGAGCTGATGGCCAAATGCCTTCACGAACTCTCAACCCGGCGGGAAAAACCCTTTGTGGCCATTAACTGCGGCGCCCTGCCGGATACACTCCTCGAATCCGAACTGTTCGGCTACAAGACAGGGGCCTTCACCAATGCGGTGCGTGATAAACCCGGCTACTTTGCCGTGGCCGAAGGGGGGAGCATTCTGCTTGATGAAATCGGGGAGACCAGCCAGGCCTTTCAGGTCAAACTACTGCGGGTGCTGGAAGAACGGGAGTTTCAACCCCTTGGGGGGATCACCCGCAAACATGCCGATGTTCGCATTCTGGCTGCAACCAATCGCGATCTCGAAGCTCTGGTCGACGAGGGTACGTTTCGTCGCGATCTCTTCTACCGGATCAACATCGTCCGTTTAGTTCTCCCCCCTTTGCGTCAGCGCAAGGAGGACATACCTCTGCTGGTGGAACGGTTCATTGACAAGATGAACCGTCTGCGCGGCAAGGCAGTCACAGGCCTGGAACCGGCGGCTCTGGAGCGGCTGATGAGTCATGACTATCCGGGCAATATCCGCGAGCTGGAAAACATCATCGAACATGCCTTCATCCTGTGCAGCCAGGGCCGGATAGGTCTGCATCATCTTCCCGCCTCCCTCAGTCCCCGGGAAGCAGCAGCAGAGGCAACTTCTTCTCTTTCTATCCGTGCACAACAGCAGACCACCGAAGCCGAGATAATTCGCGAAGCCCTCATCCGTAATGCGTACAATCGCCTTGCAACAGCCCGTGAGCTCGGTATGCACAAGAGTACCCTGTATCGGAAGATCAAGAGGCTGAACCTTGCACTGCCCAATGTTGACGGCCGCAGTACCCGCAAAGATCACCCTACGGTTGCATGATCGCACCACTACAGTCGCACATCGTTGCACCCTTGCAACTGTAGCCGGCGACGCAGCCGACACCCCATGCGCAGTCGACAGCATATGATCATGTAACTTCAGCATGTTACATGCAACAGGCCCCTGCTGCTTCTTTTCCGGCCCTATTTTTGCAGAAGAAGTGGTATGAGAGCACGACGAACCATTGCCATCACGGTCTGGGGTGAACGGATTTCACCGGTCTTTGACTCAGCACGCACCCTGTTGATTGTTGAGATTGACGGGAACACCATAATCAACAGCGCCCATCTCACCTTTGATCCGGATCGACCGCTTGAACTTGTGCAGATGTTACAAAGACAGCAGGTGGCGCTGGTTATCTGCGGTGCGGTCTCAGAACAACCGGCAGCCATTCTTGAAACCGCAGGAATCCGGCTGCTTCCTTTTGTAGCCGGTGAGGTGAACCACATACTTGAGCGGTACTGCAAAGGCCGCTCTCTTGGTCGTGAATTCAGAATGCCGGGTTGCAGCAACAACTTCTGCTGCCACGGGAGGATTCGGCGCGGCAGAGAGATCAGTATAACAAAGTTGCCGCAGCAATACGGCAATCGAAAACGGGCTGGTTGCACTGACCTGTTGCCACACCGTCAGAGCAATGGTTCTGAGAAGCCAACACAAAAATAACAGAGTAAACTTCAATAAGGAGCAATACATATGCCAGGAATGAATGGAAAAGGTCCCATGGGAACAGGGCCGGTCGGCAAAGGCTTCGGTCCCTGTCAAACAGATACTGCAGGCCGGATGACGGAAGAAGAGCAAAGACAACAACCCGCTGACCTGAACCGGGCACAGGGTCTGCGCCGGGGTAACCGCTGCGGCTGCGGTGCGGGCAGAGGTGCTGGAGGCGGGCGAGGCGGTGGCCGCGGACAACGTGGCGGCAATCGATAGCCTTCTCCGCCCGATGTTGTCCTTCTCAAAGAAAACAGTTGTCCGTCCTTCAGGTTATGGCGGTAACAATTTTTTACGGAGTATAATTTTGACCATTGTTTTTATTGCCAAGGAT
It includes:
- a CDS encoding sigma-54 interaction domain-containing protein, whose translation is MSKKTVQQPIEATDIILESISDGVFTVDHEWRITSFNRAAEEITGVPRQEAIGRFCWEVFRSNMCEGDCALRRSMKEGRSFVSSSTYIISSEGKRMPINVSTAPLRNEAGEILGGVETFRDNTVVEELRRELSGTFHQGDMVSRSKLMQRIFSVLPQIAESDSTVLIEGETGTGKELMAKCLHELSTRREKPFVAINCGALPDTLLESELFGYKTGAFTNAVRDKPGYFAVAEGGSILLDEIGETSQAFQVKLLRVLEEREFQPLGGITRKHADVRILAATNRDLEALVDEGTFRRDLFYRINIVRLVLPPLRQRKEDIPLLVERFIDKMNRLRGKAVTGLEPAALERLMSHDYPGNIRELENIIEHAFILCSQGRIGLHHLPASLSPREAAAEATSSLSIRAQQQTTEAEIIREALIRNAYNRLATARELGMHKSTLYRKIKRLNLALPNVDGRSTRKDHPTVA
- a CDS encoding NifB/NifX family molybdenum-iron cluster-binding protein; amino-acid sequence: MRARRTIAITVWGERISPVFDSARTLLIVEIDGNTIINSAHLTFDPDRPLELVQMLQRQQVALVICGAVSEQPAAILETAGIRLLPFVAGEVNHILERYCKGRSLGREFRMPGCSNNFCCHGRIRRGREISITKLPQQYGNRKRAGCTDLLPHRQSNGSEKPTQK